A portion of the Shewanella sp. SNU WT4 genome contains these proteins:
- the cmk gene encoding (d)CMP kinase: MSEQAPVVTVDGPSGAGKGTICHLLAQRLGWHLLDSGAIYRVLALAAMHHNVELDNEEAITLLAAHLDVQFQTGHGSNGIKVVLEGEDVTNDIRTQECSNAASKVAAFPRVREALLRRQRAFRTSPGLVADGRDMGTVVFPESPAKIYLTASAQERARRRYNQLQDKGFDGNIDRLLAEIIERDERDMNRAVAPLVPAEDALVIDTTGLGIEQVLDIAIKHIVEKLSDTRL, from the coding sequence ATGTCAGAACAAGCGCCTGTAGTTACAGTCGACGGGCCAAGTGGTGCTGGTAAAGGTACTATTTGTCACTTATTAGCACAACGATTAGGTTGGCACTTACTGGATAGTGGGGCAATTTATCGAGTATTAGCACTGGCGGCTATGCATCATAATGTTGAACTTGATAATGAAGAAGCCATCACATTATTGGCCGCTCATCTTGATGTGCAATTTCAAACCGGGCATGGAAGCAACGGCATTAAAGTCGTTCTCGAAGGTGAAGATGTCACCAATGACATTAGAACCCAAGAGTGCTCCAATGCAGCCTCTAAAGTGGCCGCATTTCCTCGCGTACGTGAAGCATTATTGCGTCGCCAACGCGCTTTTAGAACCTCACCAGGTCTAGTGGCAGACGGTCGAGATATGGGCACAGTTGTTTTCCCCGAATCTCCCGCAAAAATTTATTTAACTGCATCTGCACAAGAGCGTGCTCGAAGACGCTATAATCAGTTGCAGGACAAAGGCTTCGATGGTAATATCGATCGCCTTTTGGCAGAAATCATAGAGCGCGATGAGCGTGATATGAATCGAGCTGTCGCACCGTTAGTACCCGCAGAAGATGCGTTGGTTATTGATACTACCGGTTTAGGTATCGAACAAGTGTTAGATATTGCTATCAAACATATTGTTGAAAAATTATCTGATACGCGCCTTTAA